A section of the Pseudomonas sp. FP453 genome encodes:
- a CDS encoding cupin domain-containing protein has product MPLLDFAAIAGHLPGTWKSTRLGQVGPAQIKVLRMDAQPYEEETHDYNEGLLVTSGHLLLSIAGQAIRVEAGQMYLVEAGVAHGVLAGSQGTLVIIDV; this is encoded by the coding sequence ATGCCGTTACTCGACTTCGCTGCCATTGCCGGACACCTGCCCGGCACCTGGAAATCCACGCGACTGGGCCAGGTCGGCCCGGCGCAGATCAAGGTGTTGCGCATGGATGCGCAGCCCTATGAAGAAGAAACCCACGACTACAACGAAGGATTGCTGGTGACCAGCGGCCATCTGCTCTTGAGCATCGCCGGCCAGGCCATCCGCGTCGAGGCCGGCCAGATGTACCTCGTCGAAGCCGGCGTTGCCCATGGGGTCCTCGCTGGCAGCCAAGGCACCCTGGTGA
- a CDS encoding putative quinol monooxygenase, with protein sequence MLKVIAEDFIKPEHVETVRPWYAELVEKTRQEPLCIAYDLFIDQKDPGHFVFIEQWPDQAALDTHCQTEHFTRLVPQINAYQAKPCTVLLMDAF encoded by the coding sequence GTGTTGAAGGTCATCGCCGAAGATTTCATCAAACCCGAACACGTGGAAACCGTACGCCCGTGGTACGCCGAACTGGTGGAAAAAACCCGCCAGGAGCCGCTGTGCATCGCCTACGATCTGTTCATTGATCAAAAAGACCCCGGGCACTTTGTCTTCATCGAGCAATGGCCCGACCAGGCAGCCCTCGACACCCATTGCCAGACCGAACACTTCACCCGCCTGGTGCCGCAGATCAATGCCTATCAGGCCAAGCCGTGCACCGTGCTGTTAATGGATGCGTTCTAG